A stretch of the Enterobacter mori genome encodes the following:
- the pdxA gene encoding 4-hydroxythreonine-4-phosphate dehydrogenase PdxA, translating to MKQHRVVITPGEPAGIGPDLVVQLAQRSWPVELVVCADATLLQDRATLLGLPLTLLPYVEGQQPVPQQAGTLTLLSVPLRTPAVPGQLSTENGHYVVETLARACDGCLNGEFTALITGPVHKGVINDAGIPFTGHTEFFEERSHSPKVVMMLATEEMRVALVTTHLPIKAIPDAITPELLREIIGILHHDLQTKFGIPQPHVLVCGLNPHAGEGGHMGTEEIDTIIPVLNEMREKGMNLSGPLPADTLFQPKYLDNADAVLAMYHDQGLPVLKYQGFGRGVNITLGLPFIRTSVDHGTALDLAGQGKADVGSFITALNLAIKMIVNTQ from the coding sequence ATGAAACAACATCGTGTTGTGATCACGCCCGGCGAGCCCGCCGGGATAGGACCTGACCTCGTCGTCCAGCTCGCCCAGCGCAGCTGGCCGGTGGAACTGGTTGTCTGCGCAGATGCAACACTGTTACAAGACCGGGCAACATTGCTCGGTCTGCCTTTAACGCTCCTCCCTTATGTTGAAGGCCAGCAGCCCGTTCCACAGCAAGCGGGCACCCTCACGCTTCTGTCGGTTCCTCTGCGCACCCCTGCCGTCCCCGGTCAACTCAGCACTGAAAATGGGCACTACGTTGTCGAGACGCTGGCGCGCGCCTGCGACGGCTGCCTGAACGGCGAGTTCACGGCGCTGATCACCGGTCCGGTGCATAAAGGCGTTATCAACGACGCAGGGATCCCCTTTACCGGACACACCGAGTTCTTTGAAGAACGTTCGCACAGCCCGAAAGTGGTGATGATGCTGGCGACGGAAGAGATGCGCGTCGCGCTGGTGACAACGCACCTGCCCATCAAAGCCATTCCTGATGCCATCACCCCTGAACTCCTGCGTGAGATCATCGGGATTTTGCACCACGATCTGCAGACGAAATTTGGGATCCCGCAGCCGCACGTGCTGGTTTGTGGCCTGAATCCGCATGCGGGCGAAGGCGGACACATGGGCACCGAAGAGATCGACACTATCATTCCGGTGCTCAACGAAATGCGGGAAAAAGGGATGAACCTCAGCGGGCCACTGCCTGCGGACACCCTTTTTCAGCCCAAATACCTGGATAATGCCGACGCCGTGCTCGCGATGTACCACGATCAGGGCCTCCCCGTGCTAAAATACCAGGGCTTTGGCCGTGGCGTGAATATCACCCTCGGTTTACCCTTTATTCGAACGTCCGTTGACCATGGTACTGCGCTGGATTTGGCAGGCCAGGGGAAAGCGGATGTCGGCAGTTTTATTACGGCGCTTAATCTCGCCATCAAAATGATTGTTAATACTCAATGA
- the surA gene encoding peptidylprolyl isomerase SurA — protein MKNWKTLLLGVAMVANTSFAAPQVVDKVAAVVNNGVVLESDVDGLMQSVKLNSSQAGQQLPDDATLRHQILERLIMDQIVLQMGQKMGVKVTDEQLDQAIANIAKQNNMSPDQMRSRLAYDGISYATYRNQIRKEMLISEVRNNEVRRRVTILPQEVDALAKQVGNQNDASTELNLSHILIPLPENPTSDQAAEAESQARSIVEQARNGGDFGKLAITYSADQQALKGGQMGWGRIQELPSLFAQALSTAKKGDIVGPIRSGVGFHILKVNDLRGQSQSISVTEVHARHILLKPSPIMTDDQARAKLEQIAADIKSGKTSFANAAKEFSQDPGSANQGGDLGWAAADIYDPAFRDALTRMSKGQLSAPVHSSFGWHLIELMDTRNVDKTDAAQKDRAYRMLFNRKFSEEAATWMQEQRASAYVKVLSN, from the coding sequence ATGAAGAACTGGAAAACGCTGCTGCTCGGTGTCGCCATGGTTGCGAATACTAGCTTCGCGGCACCCCAGGTTGTTGATAAAGTCGCCGCTGTGGTTAACAACGGCGTCGTGCTTGAAAGTGACGTCGACGGTTTAATGCAGTCTGTAAAGCTCAATTCGAGCCAGGCAGGTCAGCAGCTTCCGGATGACGCCACGCTGCGCCACCAGATCCTGGAACGCCTGATCATGGATCAGATCGTTCTGCAGATGGGTCAGAAAATGGGGGTGAAGGTCACTGACGAGCAGCTCGATCAGGCGATCGCTAACATTGCAAAGCAGAACAACATGTCACCAGACCAGATGCGCAGCCGTCTGGCCTACGATGGCATCAGCTACGCCACCTACCGTAATCAGATCCGCAAAGAGATGCTGATTTCAGAAGTGCGTAACAACGAAGTTCGTCGCCGCGTCACTATCCTGCCTCAGGAAGTGGATGCGCTGGCTAAGCAGGTGGGTAACCAGAACGATGCCAGCACCGAACTGAACCTGAGCCACATTCTGATTCCGCTTCCGGAAAACCCAACCTCCGATCAGGCGGCTGAAGCGGAAAGCCAGGCGCGTTCTATCGTTGAGCAGGCGCGTAACGGCGGTGACTTTGGCAAGCTGGCCATCACCTATTCCGCTGACCAGCAGGCGCTGAAAGGCGGTCAGATGGGCTGGGGTCGTATTCAGGAACTGCCATCCCTCTTTGCCCAGGCACTGAGCACGGCGAAGAAAGGTGATATCGTCGGTCCTATCCGTTCAGGTGTAGGCTTCCACATTCTGAAAGTGAACGATCTGCGCGGTCAGAGCCAGAGCATTTCCGTCACAGAAGTTCACGCTCGACACATTTTGCTGAAACCGTCTCCGATCATGACTGACGATCAGGCGCGTGCGAAGCTGGAACAGATTGCAGCTGACATCAAGAGCGGCAAAACCTCCTTTGCGAATGCGGCAAAAGAGTTCTCTCAGGATCCAGGCTCTGCTAACCAGGGCGGCGATCTGGGCTGGGCTGCGGCCGATATCTACGATCCGGCTTTCCGCGACGCGTTGACGAGAATGAGCAAAGGTCAGTTGAGCGCACCGGTGCACTCTTCCTTCGGCTGGCATCTTATTGAACTGATGGATACCCGCAACGTCGATAAAACCGATGCGGCCCAGAAGGACAGAGCCTACCGTATGCTGTTCAACCGCAAATTCTCTGAAGAAGCGGCAACCTGGATGCAGGAACAACGCGCCAGCGCTTACGTGAAAGTGCTGAGCAACTGA